Proteins encoded by one window of Bradyrhizobium sp. B097:
- a CDS encoding aldo/keto reductase translates to MQKRKLGNSNLEVSAIGLGCMGLSFAYGPAVEKAAGIALLRGAIERGVTFFDTAEVYGPFVNEELVGEALTPVRNDVVIATKFGFDIGTMAERHRSLNSRPEHIKAVADASLKRLNIDVIDLFYQHRVDPNVPIEDVAGAVKDLIAAGKVRHFGLSEAGVQTIRRAHAVQQVTALQSEYSLWERGPEAEILPVLQELGIGFVPYSPLGRGFLTGAISASTTFASDDFRNLVPRFSPEARRTNQALVDQLGRIAVGKGATPAQIALAWLLAQKPWIVPIPGTTKLNRLEENIGAARIELSSADLSDIGKAVAAVEVQGARYPEQLLGMVGR, encoded by the coding sequence ATGCAGAAGCGTAAACTCGGTAACAGCAATCTGGAGGTATCGGCGATCGGCCTGGGCTGCATGGGCCTCAGCTTCGCCTATGGCCCAGCGGTCGAGAAAGCCGCAGGCATCGCGCTGCTGCGCGGCGCCATCGAGCGCGGCGTCACCTTCTTCGATACCGCGGAGGTCTACGGTCCCTTCGTCAACGAGGAGCTGGTCGGCGAGGCGCTGACGCCGGTTCGCAACGACGTCGTGATCGCCACCAAGTTCGGCTTCGATATCGGCACCATGGCCGAGCGGCACCGGTCGTTGAACAGCCGGCCCGAGCACATCAAGGCGGTCGCGGACGCCTCGCTGAAGCGGCTCAACATCGATGTGATCGATCTGTTCTATCAGCATCGGGTCGACCCCAACGTGCCGATCGAGGATGTCGCCGGCGCCGTGAAGGACCTGATCGCCGCCGGCAAGGTCCGCCATTTCGGCCTCTCGGAGGCCGGCGTGCAGACCATCCGCCGGGCGCACGCGGTGCAGCAGGTCACGGCATTGCAGAGCGAATATTCGCTGTGGGAGCGCGGTCCGGAGGCGGAGATCCTGCCGGTGCTGCAAGAGCTCGGTATCGGCTTCGTGCCGTACAGCCCGCTCGGCCGCGGTTTTCTCACCGGTGCGATCAGCGCGTCGACGACGTTCGCCAGCGACGACTTCCGCAACCTCGTGCCGCGTTTTTCGCCGGAAGCCCGCCGCACCAATCAGGCGCTGGTCGATCAACTCGGCCGTATCGCGGTCGGCAAGGGCGCAACGCCGGCCCAGATCGCGCTGGCCTGGCTGCTGGCGCAAAAGCCGTGGATCGTGCCGATCCCGGGCACCACGAAGCTCAACCGGCTCGAGGAGAACATCGGTGCGGCGCGGATCGAGCTGAGCTCCGCCGATCTGTCAGACATCGGCAAGGCCGTCGCCGCCGTCGAGGTGCAGGGCGCGCGCTATCCGGAGCAATTGCTCGGGATGGTTGGCCGCTGA
- a CDS encoding peptidoglycan -binding protein, whose protein sequence is MALARSRRSESGFNYWPGFVDALSTLVLSIVFLLSVFLVVQFFLSQEVTGKDKALEQLNAKIAQLNDLLSLEKLSKLTLDDQVSQLRAGLASAEGERDRMKGLYEGLANSGNDAQGRANELNKALESEKSVSSRALAQIEVLNQQISALRRQLAALEEALDASEKRDKESQSRIADLGSRLNVALAQRVQELSKYRSEFFGRLRAILGNRPDIRIVGDRFVFQSEVFFDTGQATLLPEGKTELDTVANALIDLDKQIPAEIAWVLRVDGHTDVRPINSPLFKSNWELSSARAISVVQYLVSLGVPAQRLVAAGFAEFQPLDTAQTEDAYKRNRRIELKLTER, encoded by the coding sequence ATGGCCCTCGCCCGCTCGCGCCGCAGTGAATCCGGCTTCAACTACTGGCCCGGTTTTGTCGACGCGCTGTCGACGCTGGTGCTGTCGATCGTGTTCCTGCTGTCGGTTTTCCTGGTCGTGCAGTTCTTCCTGTCGCAGGAAGTGACCGGCAAGGACAAGGCGCTGGAGCAGCTCAACGCCAAGATCGCCCAGCTCAACGACCTGTTGTCGCTGGAGAAGCTCTCCAAGCTGACGCTCGACGACCAGGTGTCGCAGCTCCGCGCCGGGCTCGCTTCCGCCGAGGGCGAGCGCGACCGCATGAAGGGGCTCTATGAGGGGCTCGCCAATTCCGGCAATGACGCGCAGGGCCGCGCCAACGAACTCAACAAGGCGCTGGAGTCCGAGAAGAGCGTGTCGTCGCGCGCGCTGGCGCAGATCGAGGTGCTGAACCAGCAGATCAGCGCGCTGCGCCGCCAGCTCGCGGCGCTCGAGGAGGCGCTCGACGCCTCCGAGAAGCGCGACAAGGAATCGCAGAGCCGGATCGCCGATCTCGGCTCGCGCCTTAACGTCGCGCTGGCGCAGCGGGTGCAGGAATTGTCGAAATACCGCTCGGAATTCTTCGGCCGGCTGCGCGCGATCCTCGGCAACCGTCCGGATATCCGCATCGTCGGCGACCGCTTCGTGTTCCAGTCCGAAGTGTTCTTCGATACCGGCCAGGCGACGCTGCTGCCGGAGGGCAAGACCGAGCTCGACACCGTGGCGAACGCGCTGATCGATCTCGACAAGCAGATCCCGGCCGAGATCGCCTGGGTGCTGCGGGTCGACGGCCACACCGACGTGCGGCCGATCAACAGCCCGCTGTTCAAGTCGAACTGGGAGTTGTCCTCTGCGCGCGCGATCTCGGTGGTGCAATATCTGGTCTCGCTCGGCGTGCCCGCGCAGCGCCTGGTCGCCGCCGGCTTCGCCGAATTCCAGCCGCTCGACACTGCGCAGACCGAAGACGCCTACAAGCGCAACCGCCGCATCGAGCTGAAGCTGACGGAACGCTAG
- a CDS encoding flagellar motor protein MotA: MPPSRSEMEIELSKLSSPRIFLVRMLVFLVLCGLVGVVLYKQIVTAFFANPGLNALIGAVLLIGIILAFRQVIRLYPEVAWVNNFRIADPGLAIERRPTLLAPMAAILGGERTGRMSISQQTMRHLLDSIATRLDEARDISRYMTGLLVFLGLLGTFWGLIETVGSVGKVIDGLKVGGDAGALFDTLKEGLAAPLGGMGISFSSSLFGLAGSLILGFLDLQSSQAQNRFYTDLEDWLATTVRGISGDGVGAGGADLQGAIDRLRATFEEGGAGGGGRSTTAAMANLAEAIQGLVAHMRTEQQMIREWADGQGEQNREIKRLLERLARQPEKS; this comes from the coding sequence ATGCCCCCTTCCCGCTCCGAGATGGAGATCGAACTGAGCAAGCTGTCCTCGCCCAGGATCTTCCTGGTGCGGATGCTGGTGTTCCTGGTGCTCTGCGGCCTGGTCGGGGTCGTGCTGTACAAGCAGATCGTCACCGCCTTCTTCGCCAATCCCGGGCTGAACGCCCTGATCGGCGCCGTCCTGCTGATCGGCATCATCCTGGCGTTCCGGCAGGTGATCCGGCTGTATCCCGAAGTTGCCTGGGTCAATAACTTCCGCATTGCCGATCCCGGCCTTGCGATCGAGCGCCGCCCGACCCTGCTTGCCCCAATGGCCGCGATCCTCGGCGGCGAGCGTACCGGGCGGATGTCGATCTCGCAGCAGACCATGCGGCATCTGCTCGATTCGATCGCAACCCGCCTCGATGAAGCCCGCGACATCTCGCGCTACATGACCGGCCTGCTGGTGTTCCTCGGCCTGCTCGGCACCTTCTGGGGCCTGATCGAGACGGTGGGCTCGGTCGGCAAGGTGATCGACGGGCTCAAGGTCGGCGGCGACGCCGGCGCGCTGTTCGACACGCTGAAGGAGGGCCTCGCCGCGCCGCTCGGCGGCATGGGCATTTCGTTCTCGTCTTCGCTGTTCGGCCTCGCCGGCTCGCTGATCCTCGGCTTCCTCGACCTGCAATCGAGCCAGGCCCAGAACCGCTTCTACACCGACCTCGAGGACTGGCTCGCCACCACCGTGCGCGGCATTTCCGGCGACGGTGTCGGCGCCGGCGGTGCCGACCTGCAGGGCGCGATCGACCGGCTGCGTGCGACCTTCGAAGAAGGTGGCGCCGGCGGCGGCGGCCGCAGCACCACGGCGGCGATGGCCAATCTTGCCGAGGCGATCCAGGGGCTGGTTGCGCATATGCGCACCGAGCAGCAGATGATCCGCGAATGGGCCGACGGCCAGGGCGAGCAGAACCGCGAGATCAAGCGGCTGCTCGAGCGCCTCGCCCGCCAGCCCGAGAAGAGTTGA